The DNA segment GGAAAACAGTGTTATGCCGTGATGGAGGCCAAGAAGGACTTCGGGGAAAAGTACCTGCGGATTTTAAGGGACTGCTTTGTGACCATGGACATGGCCCAGAACATCCTTGTCATCAAGACGGTCTCCGGCATGGCGATGGCCGTGGCCGAGGCCCTTGACGTCATCAACTTCCACGAGATTGTAGGCTGTGTGGCCGGAGACAACACAATCATGTGCGCGGTGCGTTCCGTGGACGATACGATTCTTTTAATGGACAAGTTAAGGAAGATCGTGGCAGAATAGGGGGTGGCTGCATGCTGCTTGGCTTGCGCGTGAAAAACCTGGCCCTGATTGAGCGGGCCGAGGTAGAGTTTGCCGGGGGCCTCAATATACTGACGGGAGAAACCGGCGCCGGAAAATCCATCATCATCGGATCGGTGGGGCTGGCGCTTGGAGCGAAAGCATCAAAG comes from the Eubacteriaceae bacterium Marseille-Q4139 genome and includes:
- the argR gene encoding arginine repressor, which produces MKVDRHSKIVELIGKYQIETQEELAEYLKQAGYKVTQATVSRDIRELKLTKVPRDGGKQCYAVMEAKKDFGEKYLRILRDCFVTMDMAQNILVIKTVSGMAMAVAEALDVINFHEIVGCVAGDNTIMCAVRSVDDTILLMDKLRKIVAE